Proteins encoded together in one Acholeplasma hippikon window:
- a CDS encoding putative bifunctional diguanylate cyclase/phosphodiesterase, giving the protein MRQQDLDSNHTHIFCKKNRVFIVINLLIFLTLAIVDITMVFMNHEFNHLFWFDILRYLIVGTLIVSSFMLSYRIVRQYLSQKDEYLNNITSTSQTQLQNLEKKIKYDELTGLYNDDGIKEVIENLQKESKPYTLFNIDLDDFKLINDLKGMVWSDSALKEIANYLKERSETYEVARDHEDSFVLISLNEFTPDSISEFTKSLLKQIRVILHNEIHAYLFSASIGVASYYPNEKSLPDTLTKSELALHQAKISGKNRVVIYKDEFYQEKINEVLIMSAIKPSLKNNEFYLVYQPIMDIDKDQILGVETLLRWQHPELGHINPEKIIRLSELTDDIHRITNFVVKEAFRQLKAWNEQGIDIRLLINLSPKNLLDKTLPDTLIKYATEYGINPEDVGLEITESSKLEKLESVKEILERIKAYNFRIAIDDFGTGYSTLTYIKELPIDIVKLDRSFITNIDTNYEDQLFLKFVLDISNALRKLVIIEGVETEVQKQIIKEHQIALAQGYYFSKPKKAEELQCFFESYGLINQNN; this is encoded by the coding sequence TTGAGACAACAAGATTTAGACAGCAATCATACACACATATTTTGTAAGAAGAATCGCGTGTTTATTGTTATTAATTTATTAATCTTTTTAACATTAGCAATAGTTGATATAACCATGGTGTTTATGAACCATGAATTTAATCATCTTTTTTGGTTTGATATATTACGTTATTTAATTGTAGGGACACTTATTGTCTCTTCCTTTATGCTTTCATACCGAATTGTAAGACAATACTTAAGTCAAAAGGATGAGTATTTAAATAACATTACATCAACTAGCCAAACGCAACTACAAAATCTTGAAAAGAAAATTAAGTATGATGAATTAACAGGTTTATATAATGATGATGGCATCAAAGAAGTTATAGAAAACCTTCAAAAAGAATCAAAACCATATACATTATTCAATATTGATTTAGATGATTTCAAATTAATCAATGATTTAAAAGGGATGGTTTGGTCAGATAGTGCTTTAAAAGAAATAGCGAACTATCTAAAGGAAAGAAGCGAGACATATGAAGTTGCTAGAGATCATGAGGACAGTTTCGTTTTAATCTCATTAAATGAGTTTACACCAGATTCAATAAGTGAATTTACAAAATCACTTTTAAAACAAATCAGAGTAATCTTACATAATGAAATCCATGCTTATTTATTTAGTGCATCTATTGGAGTCGCAAGTTATTATCCAAATGAAAAGTCTCTACCAGATACACTTACTAAATCTGAGCTTGCGCTTCATCAGGCTAAAATCAGTGGCAAAAACCGTGTAGTGATTTATAAAGATGAGTTTTATCAAGAAAAAATTAATGAAGTCTTAATCATGTCAGCGATTAAGCCGTCATTAAAAAATAATGAATTCTATTTAGTTTATCAACCAATTATGGATATTGATAAAGACCAAATCTTAGGCGTTGAAACATTACTTCGTTGGCAACACCCAGAATTAGGTCACATTAATCCTGAGAAAATCATTCGTTTATCAGAGTTAACAGATGATATTCATCGAATCACTAACTTTGTGGTTAAAGAAGCATTTAGACAACTAAAAGCTTGGAATGAACAAGGTATTGATATTCGTTTATTAATTAATTTATCACCTAAAAACTTATTAGATAAGACATTACCAGATACTTTAATTAAATACGCAACAGAATATGGCATTAATCCAGAAGATGTTGGATTAGAAATTACTGAATCAAGTAAATTAGAAAAACTAGAATCTGTTAAAGAAATTTTAGAAAGAATTAAAGCCTATAATTTTAGGATTGCGATTGATGATTTTGGAACTGGTTATTCAACCTTAACATATATTAAAGAGTTACCAATCGACATTGTTAAATTAGACCGTTCATTTATCACAAATATTGATACAAACTATGAAGATCAGTTATTCTTAAAGTTTGTTTTAGATATTTCTAATGCATTAAGAAAGTTAGTTATCATTGAAGGCGTAGAAACAGAAGTGCAAAAACAAATTATTAAAGAACACCAGATTGCCCTTGCCCAAGGATATTACTTCTCTAAGCCAAAAAAAGCAGAAGAACTACAATGTTTTTTTGAAAGTTATGGTTTAATTAATCAAAATAATTAA
- a CDS encoding LytR/AlgR family response regulator transcription factor, translating into MAIVEDNKDELKIMIDELNQCSKELGVKFELSFFESAEALLFYVSENPNQFEIIYLDIMLKSKSGVEAATELRNKGSRSILIFVTSSEEFLLDAFDVQALNYLIKHKFTHEKFKSVLEKAISQIESEQKKVFVCEYKGNKYVIPLHKIMYFEVFNKLVTVHYGNEEISFYSNLNETVEKLDPTYFIQVHRSFIVNLNFITSVYKNTIKLKSGIEIPIGKTYMDFFEAAFVKYMSKHDMSKIKEEIK; encoded by the coding sequence TTGGCAATAGTTGAAGACAATAAAGATGAACTAAAAATTATGATTGATGAATTAAATCAATGTAGTAAAGAACTTGGTGTTAAATTTGAATTATCATTTTTTGAGTCTGCCGAAGCTTTACTTTTTTACGTAAGTGAGAATCCAAATCAATTTGAAATTATCTATTTAGATATTATGTTAAAGAGCAAGTCTGGTGTAGAAGCAGCAACTGAACTTAGAAATAAAGGTTCACGCTCAATCTTAATTTTTGTAACATCCAGTGAAGAGTTCTTATTAGATGCTTTTGATGTACAGGCATTAAACTATTTAATTAAACATAAGTTTACACATGAGAAATTTAAATCAGTTTTAGAAAAGGCAATTTCTCAAATTGAATCTGAGCAAAAGAAAGTATTTGTTTGTGAGTATAAAGGAAATAAGTATGTTATTCCTTTACATAAGATTATGTACTTTGAAGTTTTTAATAAATTAGTAACCGTACATTATGGAAATGAAGAAATTAGTTTCTATAGTAATTTAAATGAGACAGTTGAAAAGTTGGATCCAACATATTTTATTCAAGTACATCGCTCATTTATAGTTAATTTAAACTTTATTACGAGTGTTTATAAAAACACAATTAAATTAAAGAGTGGAATAGAAATTCCAATAGGTAAAACCTATATGGATTTCTTTGAGGCTGCCTTTGTTAAATATATGAGTAAACATGACATGTCAAAAATAAAGGAGGAAATTAAATGA
- a CDS encoding helix-turn-helix domain-containing protein — protein sequence MNIAEQIILKRKEINMTQKELAEKLGVSDKTVSRYEQGTSIPDVQMLKKIGDILSIDFKAYFEQDLKQQTPKKLNDYEEMKKFRKGYFMSFFLFLFSAFLIFLIKSSNGQTDSISYILNPFFLIMALIMVMYAIMVYSLRMIGYLFFLKDKKDKKIYYKEIFSSIFMLSLALLFLVFSFIA from the coding sequence ATGAATATTGCTGAACAAATCATTTTAAAAAGAAAAGAAATAAATATGACACAAAAAGAATTAGCAGAAAAGTTGGGAGTATCTGACAAAACTGTTTCTCGCTATGAACAAGGAACAAGTATTCCTGATGTTCAAATGCTTAAAAAAATTGGTGATATCTTATCGATTGATTTTAAAGCATATTTTGAACAAGATCTTAAACAACAAACACCAAAGAAATTAAATGATTATGAAGAAATGAAGAAGTTTAGAAAAGGTTATTTCATGAGTTTTTTCTTATTCTTATTTTCTGCATTCTTAATTTTTCTAATTAAATCATCTAATGGACAAACTGATAGCATTTCATACATCTTAAATCCATTCTTTCTAATCATGGCACTTATTATGGTGATGTATGCCATTATGGTTTATTCATTAAGAATGATTGGATACTTATTTTTCTTAAAAGATAAGAAAGATAAGAAAATATATTATAAAGAAATATTCAGTTCAATCTTTATGTTGTCTTTAGCACTCTTATTCTTAGTATTTAGTTTCATAGCATAA
- a CDS encoding leucine-rich repeat protein: MKKTFLLIFLAVVVFVSSLGIGYAVLGGVNANLTERATFTGLGSFRKSIPAPYANNSTVTVNGITYKFSTATNSYGVTEIPKQETVTIPATVNGYPVTTVHSTTTGTLSLNYATKVVNLGENVTILEANSFDKLSNLNTVNGMERVQYIGASAFKSRFSLREITLRDIQYIGASAFEGDFGLKLNWQVPDENLITLSIGASAFKSAGSSSTVNIRLYAGTYDNTSSTGSFVSSKIVVTIIT, encoded by the coding sequence TTGAAAAAAACATTTTTATTAATCTTTTTAGCAGTCGTCGTTTTTGTAAGTTCACTAGGTATAGGTTATGCGGTCTTAGGTGGCGTAAATGCTAATTTAACTGAAAGGGCAACATTTACTGGTTTAGGTAGTTTTAGAAAATCTATTCCAGCGCCATATGCTAACAATTCTACAGTGACAGTAAATGGAATTACTTATAAATTTAGCACAGCTACAAATTCATATGGTGTTACGGAAATACCAAAGCAAGAAACAGTAACCATTCCTGCAACTGTTAATGGTTATCCGGTGACAACTGTACATTCAACAACCACTGGTACACTTTCATTAAATTATGCTACAAAAGTGGTTAACCTTGGTGAGAATGTCACTATACTTGAAGCAAATTCATTTGATAAATTATCAAACCTAAATACAGTTAACGGCATGGAACGTGTTCAGTATATTGGAGCAAGTGCATTTAAAAGTCGTTTTTCTCTTAGGGAAATAACTTTAAGAGATATTCAATATATTGGAGCAAGTGCATTTGAAGGAGACTTTGGATTAAAACTTAATTGGCAAGTTCCTGATGAAAACCTAATAACTTTATCTATTGGAGCAAGTGCATTCAAAAGTGCTGGATCAAGTAGTACTGTCAATATTCGTTTATATGCTGGAACATATGATAATACATCATCAACTGGTTCATTTGTTTCATCCAAGATTGTAGTCACAATTATCACATAG
- a CDS encoding ATP-binding protein encodes MIYAALAVLLLYNVAYVAYFIKLSPAKNRHRYFIIGLLILFQSAVYIIGDKNFPLTIFILNTAAIYVTIRLVTNLNMIQGAFAAGMGVINVNSIRNIINATFSIMFINDGNFYLINDPDVYHVVTLLAFPVAMAIFIILRAFIFEDLKMKRFLYANTPLRLVVIYQLFSVVNLVLINSVSLVNRQAPILSIEYYMAIGVTCLIIIYMMYVVMYYTIKYFERQRIESRNAMLVASYEQQLSHYKKLENFYNSYRKFKHDYEGVVGTLRNMVNNSENQEAKDTLEQMDQLVYNALELPKRYSNNMIFDALMQELATKCKENNITLTFEGSEPMHTHLTLLEKISLFHNLTSNAYEATLKVKDESKRYIYMKITNQENWASIYIENSYNGKLKQEHGKYMTTKKDVDSHGFGLENIIDITKRLGGFYTIEPNLLKEVFTVSVLLPRDLKKPIIIEEYID; translated from the coding sequence ATGATATATGCTGCTTTAGCTGTTTTACTTTTGTATAACGTTGCCTATGTTGCATACTTCATTAAATTATCACCAGCAAAAAATAGACATAGATATTTTATTATTGGATTATTGATTCTTTTTCAAAGTGCAGTTTATATCATTGGAGATAAAAACTTTCCACTGACAATCTTTATTTTAAATACAGCTGCAATTTACGTAACCATTCGATTAGTTACTAACCTTAATATGATTCAAGGCGCGTTTGCTGCCGGTATGGGGGTAATTAATGTAAATAGTATTAGAAACATTATTAATGCGACCTTTTCTATTATGTTCATTAATGATGGAAACTTTTATTTAATTAATGATCCTGATGTTTATCATGTAGTAACATTACTTGCCTTTCCGGTTGCTATGGCAATATTTATTATCTTAAGAGCGTTTATCTTCGAAGATTTAAAGATGAAAAGATTTTTATATGCTAATACACCATTAAGGTTAGTAGTTATTTATCAATTATTTTCTGTAGTTAATTTAGTATTAATTAATTCAGTTTCATTGGTTAATCGCCAAGCTCCAATACTTTCTATTGAATATTATATGGCAATTGGGGTAACCTGTTTAATCATAATTTATATGATGTATGTGGTAATGTATTATACGATTAAGTATTTTGAACGACAACGTATTGAATCAAGAAACGCTATGCTAGTAGCATCTTATGAACAACAATTAAGCCACTATAAGAAGTTAGAAAATTTTTATAATAGTTACCGTAAATTCAAACATGATTATGAAGGTGTGGTTGGCACGTTAAGAAACATGGTGAATAATAGTGAAAACCAAGAAGCTAAAGATACATTAGAACAAATGGATCAATTAGTTTATAACGCTTTAGAACTACCAAAGCGTTATTCTAACAATATGATATTTGATGCATTAATGCAAGAACTGGCAACAAAATGTAAAGAAAATAATATTACTTTAACATTTGAAGGGTCAGAACCAATGCATACGCATTTAACCTTATTAGAAAAAATAAGTTTATTCCACAACCTAACCTCAAATGCCTATGAAGCAACTTTAAAAGTAAAAGATGAATCAAAACGTTATATTTATATGAAAATAACGAATCAAGAGAATTGGGCAAGTATTTATATTGAAAACTCATATAACGGTAAGTTAAAGCAAGAACATGGTAAATACATGACGACCAAAAAGGATGTTGACTCACATGGGTTTGGGTTAGAAAACATTATTGACATTACAAAACGTTTAGGTGGTTTTTATACCATTGAACCTAATCTATTAAAAGAAGTTTTTACCGTATCTGTTTTGCTACCAAGAGACTTAAAAAAACCAATCATTATAGAAGAATATATAGACTAG